A part of Rhodospirillales bacterium RIFCSPLOWO2_02_FULL_58_16 genomic DNA contains:
- a CDS encoding efflux transporter periplasmic adaptor subunit, which produces MPLKVRFMFAVGLAVTAALGIAAGIYLFAYSSSGAPQNVSTPPAPPVTVAPPIKREVIDWNEFTGQFAPVDYVEVRAMVGGYLTEIHFIDGRSTQKGDLLFVIDPRPFEIALASARARLDQAVSSLEFADRQLTRAGELKQHDNLPQSTLDLRRSESRGAGAATEAARAAVREAELNLQFTRVTAPVTGRVGARQISIGNLVTAGGAGGNAGGGTLLTTIVSQDPVYFNFDMSEADYLAFRRSRRDAATDDELDAPVQLRLMDEADWTLQGRLTFIDNQVDRTSGTIRARAVIANSNHFITSGAFGRIRMPVSAPYEALLAPDASVVTDQNRSVLMTVAADGTVVPKPVDVGPPVDGLRVVRSGISSDDLIIINGLILARPGAKVTPQPDSAAGRTPLAGDK; this is translated from the coding sequence ATGCCTTTGAAAGTTCGCTTTATGTTTGCGGTCGGTCTCGCCGTAACTGCCGCCCTCGGCATTGCCGCCGGGATTTATTTGTTCGCTTATTCCTCCTCCGGCGCGCCGCAGAATGTTTCGACACCTCCAGCTCCGCCGGTTACTGTGGCCCCGCCGATCAAACGGGAAGTCATCGATTGGAATGAATTCACCGGCCAATTCGCTCCGGTCGATTACGTCGAAGTGCGGGCCATGGTCGGCGGCTACTTGACCGAAATCCATTTCATCGACGGTCGCTCGACGCAGAAAGGCGACCTTCTTTTCGTTATTGATCCCCGACCGTTCGAGATCGCCTTAGCCTCGGCGCGGGCCAGGCTCGATCAGGCTGTCTCCAGCCTTGAGTTCGCCGACCGTCAATTAACCCGCGCCGGCGAGCTTAAACAGCACGACAATCTTCCGCAGAGCACGCTGGACCTACGCCGGAGCGAATCGCGAGGGGCCGGCGCGGCGACGGAAGCCGCTCGGGCCGCAGTGCGCGAGGCTGAACTTAATCTGCAATTCACCCGCGTCACGGCTCCAGTGACAGGGCGGGTCGGCGCCCGACAAATCAGCATCGGCAATCTGGTAACGGCAGGCGGCGCCGGCGGCAACGCCGGCGGCGGCACGCTGTTGACCACTATCGTGTCGCAAGATCCCGTCTACTTCAATTTTGACATGAGCGAGGCCGATTATCTCGCCTTCCGACGTTCACGCAGGGATGCCGCGACTGACGACGAGTTGGACGCGCCTGTGCAGTTGCGTCTGATGGACGAGGCTGATTGGACGCTTCAGGGCCGATTGACATTCATCGATAACCAAGTGGATCGGACCAGCGGCACCATCCGCGCCCGCGCCGTCATAGCCAATTCAAACCACTTCATAACGTCAGGCGCCTTCGGTCGCATACGCATGCCCGTCTCCGCGCCTTACGAAGCGCTGCTGGCGCCGGACGCATCAGTCGTCACCGATCAGAACCGCAGCGTCCTGATGACGGTTGCGGCTGATGGGACGGTGGTTCCCAAGCCGGTTGATGTCGGGCCGCCGGTCGATGGGCTGCGGGTCGTGCGATCAGGCATATCGTCCGATGACCTGATCATCATCAACGGACTGATCCTTGCCCGCCCCGGCGCCAAAGTGACACCGCAGCCGGACAGTGCTGCGGGCCGGACGCCGCTTGCCGGCGACAAATAG
- a CDS encoding 50S ribosomal protein L31, giving the protein MKKDIHPNYHAITIQMTDGSTYDTRSTWGKEGDVLKLDIDPKTHPAWTGIHRLMDSGGQLAKFNKRFKNLGIKA; this is encoded by the coding sequence ATGAAGAAAGATATCCACCCGAATTATCATGCGATCACCATCCAGATGACGGATGGCAGCACATACGATACACGTTCCACCTGGGGCAAGGAGGGCGATGTATTGAAACTGGATATCGATCCTAAGACCCATCCGGCGTGGACGGGGATTCACCGCCTGATGGACAGCGGCGGTCAGTTGGCGAAATTCAACAAGCGGTTCAAGAATCTCGGCATCAAGGCCTGA
- a CDS encoding 5-formyltetrahydrofolate cyclo-ligase, with product MSIDEQKKRQRTRARAERRDARHAADGAAQRLKDNFLAAMKEMNFPAPGAVIAGYLAIGGEIDAEPLLRRLHGLGYVCALPVVTKPGAPLVFRRWRPGMELENGSHGTRQPGSDAEEVTPEVVLCPLLAFDKDGYRLGQGGGYYDRTLGALRAIKRVTAVGLAFEAQRMETTPRDGYDQQLDRIVTEQGAFRTGRAA from the coding sequence ATGTCCATTGATGAACAAAAAAAACGTCAGCGTACGCGGGCGCGGGCGGAGCGCCGGGACGCTCGTCATGCGGCGGACGGGGCGGCTCAACGCCTGAAGGACAACTTTCTGGCGGCGATGAAAGAAATGAATTTCCCGGCGCCGGGAGCCGTTATCGCCGGTTATCTGGCGATAGGCGGCGAGATCGACGCCGAACCGCTACTCCGCCGCCTTCACGGCCTCGGCTATGTATGCGCGTTGCCGGTGGTGACGAAGCCGGGCGCCCCGCTGGTCTTTCGCCGATGGCGTCCGGGCATGGAGCTGGAAAACGGCAGTCATGGAACCCGTCAACCCGGAAGCGACGCCGAGGAAGTGACGCCCGAGGTGGTGCTTTGTCCGTTGCTGGCGTTTGATAAAGACGGTTACCGGCTGGGCCAAGGCGGCGGCTATTATGACCGCACCCTGGGAGCGTTACGCGCTATTAAACGGGTGACGGCGGTGGGACTTGCCTTTGAGGCGCAACGCATGGAAACGACGCCGCGAGACGGCTATGATCAACAGCTTGACCGGATAGTCACCGAGCAAGGAGCTTTCAGGACGGGAAGGGCGGCATGA
- a CDS encoding type I glyceraldehyde-3-phosphate dehydrogenase: MSVRVGINGFGRIGRLTLRALIESGRTDIEVVGINDLGPVETNAHLLKYDSVHGALSGDIKVAGNTMDVGRGPIRVTAEKDPSNLPWGDLGVDICFECTGIFTARDKAAAHLKAGAGKVLISAPGKDADLTVVYGVNHGKLTSAHKIVSNASCTTNCLAPVADVLNKAVGIDKGFMTTVHAFTGDQNTTDALHKDLGRARAASLSLIPASTGAAKAVGLVLPELAGRLDGVAIRVPTPNVSAVDLCFIAKRSTTIEEINSAVKKAAEGSLKGILGYTELPLVSVDYNHNSLSSCFAAPETRVMDGTLVRILTWYDNEWGFSCRMLDTALALHKAG, from the coding sequence ATGTCGGTTCGTGTAGGGATCAACGGGTTCGGTCGGATCGGTCGTTTGACCTTAAGGGCGCTTATCGAGTCGGGACGCACCGATATCGAGGTGGTCGGCATCAACGACCTGGGGCCGGTAGAAACCAACGCCCATCTGCTCAAGTATGATTCGGTCCACGGCGCCCTCTCCGGCGATATCAAGGTCGCCGGCAACACCATGGACGTAGGTCGCGGCCCGATCAGGGTCACCGCCGAGAAAGACCCTTCAAACCTGCCTTGGGGCGACCTCGGCGTCGATATCTGTTTTGAATGCACCGGGATTTTCACCGCCCGCGACAAGGCGGCGGCGCACCTGAAAGCGGGCGCCGGGAAAGTTCTGATCTCGGCGCCCGGCAAGGACGCCGACCTGACCGTGGTCTACGGCGTTAACCACGGCAAGCTGACGTCTGCGCACAAGATCGTCTCCAATGCGTCATGCACCACCAACTGTCTGGCCCCGGTGGCCGATGTGCTGAACAAGGCGGTAGGCATCGACAAGGGCTTCATGACCACGGTCCACGCCTTCACCGGCGACCAGAACACCACCGACGCCCTGCACAAGGACTTGGGCCGGGCGCGCGCCGCTTCCCTGTCGTTGATCCCCGCCTCCACCGGCGCCGCCAAGGCGGTCGGTCTGGTGCTGCCGGAGCTGGCGGGCAGACTGGACGGCGTCGCCATCCGCGTTCCCACTCCCAACGTCTCGGCGGTTGATTTATGCTTCATCGCCAAGCGAAGCACCACCATCGAGGAAATCAACAGCGCCGTCAAAAAGGCCGCCGAGGGTTCGCTTAAGGGCATCCTCGGCTATACGGAACTGCCGCTGGTGTCGGTGGATTACAACCACAACTCATTGAGTTCCTGTTTCGCCGCTCCCGAAACCAGGGTGATGGACGGCACGCTGGTGCGTATCCTCACCTGGTATGACAACGAGTGGGGATTCTCGTGCCGCATGCTCGACACCGCCCTGGCGCTGCATAAAGCGGGGTAG
- a CDS encoding metallophosphoesterase, producing the protein MKILFCGDIVGRSGRTVVMDNLKELRRRLELDFVVVNGENAAHGFGITDTICKAFYEAGVDVITTGNHVWDQREIMNYIDGDPRLLRPINYPKGTPGKGVGVFKTSTGRKVLVIHPLGRLFMDPLDDPFAAVEKVLAEHRLAETVDCIIIDIHAEATSEKMAMGHAMDGRVSMVIGTHSHVPTADARILRGGAAYLTDVGMCGDYDSVIGMQKTEAISRFTRKVNKERLEPANGEATLCAVYVETDDRTGLARHIAPLRMGGRLSPCWPL; encoded by the coding sequence ATGAAGATTCTGTTTTGCGGCGATATCGTCGGTCGCTCCGGTCGAACGGTAGTGATGGACAATCTCAAGGAACTGCGCCGCCGCCTGGAACTGGATTTCGTCGTCGTCAACGGCGAGAACGCCGCCCATGGCTTCGGCATTACCGACACGATATGCAAGGCTTTCTACGAGGCCGGCGTCGATGTCATCACCACCGGCAACCATGTCTGGGACCAGCGCGAGATCATGAACTATATCGACGGCGACCCCCGGCTGCTGCGTCCGATTAATTACCCGAAAGGCACGCCCGGCAAAGGCGTCGGCGTCTTCAAAACATCCACAGGCCGCAAGGTGTTGGTTATCCATCCCCTGGGCCGCCTGTTCATGGACCCGCTGGACGATCCGTTTGCCGCCGTCGAGAAGGTTTTGGCCGAACATCGTCTGGCCGAGACCGTTGATTGCATAATCATTGATATCCACGCCGAAGCGACCAGCGAAAAGATGGCCATGGGCCACGCCATGGACGGACGGGTGTCGATGGTCATCGGCACTCATAGCCATGTGCCGACCGCCGACGCCCGGATATTGCGCGGCGGCGCCGCCTATCTTACCGATGTGGGCATGTGCGGAGACTACGACTCGGTCATCGGCATGCAGAAAACAGAGGCGATATCGCGTTTCACCAGGAAAGTTAACAAGGAACGGCTGGAGCCGGCGAACGGCGAGGCTACGTTGTGCGCCGTCTACGTCGAAACCGATGACCGCACCGGCCTGGCCCGCCACATAGCGCCTCTGCGTATGGGCGGACGCCTCTCCCCATGCTGGCCGCTGTAA
- a CDS encoding RND transporter, with product MRLSHFFIDRPIFATVISLLITIVGAISYFKLPVAQYPEIAPPTIIVSASYPGASAKVVSDTVATPLEQQINGVENMLYMSSQATGDGNLRLTITFALGSNLDTAQVLVQNRVAIAQARLPEEVKRIGVTVAKNSPDMLMVIHLTSPDGSRDQLYISNFATLRIMDALARLSGVGDVRVFGARDYAMRVWLDPERASARDLTAGEVIKALQGQNAQVAAGTLNAPPMPDQAAFQLSVHTQGRLVDPEQFGKVIVKTDADGRVTRLKDIARIELGAQDYSLNGYLNRLNAVPIVIFQRPGSNALETADRVLAKVKELSKSFPAGVRYEVPYNPTEFIAKSVSAVNKTIFEAIILVVVVVVLFLQTWRASIIPMVAIPVSLVGTFAVLAAMGYSLNNLSLFGLVLAVGIVVDDAIVVVENVERRIREGMMPGNAAHLTMDEVGSALVAIALVLCAVFIPAAFVPGISGQFFRQFAVTITASTVISLIISLTLSPALCALLFKPHKEHDVHAASVWARPVIIFFAAFNRSFSRLAGGYGTMTRRVIRMSAIMLVLYGGLIGLTGYEFINTPKGFLTEQDQGYLINIIQLPAGASLARTDAVVKRAVDIMLDIRGVANAAVFSGLDASTFTNASNSAAIFIPLKPFEERAAQGLRSSDILAEVRKRLAVIQEAMIITVQPPPVRGIGSAGGFKMIIQDKAGHGSKALENVAFDMMMAANITPGLVNAFTLFNTRTPSIYADIDRVRSQMLGISIDRVNEALQVYLGSTFVNEFNFLGRTYRVTAQADSPFRDDLRDIASLKVRNDHGKMAPIGSVASFRYDSGPYRVPRYNLYAAAELQGAAAPGYSSSYALAAMERLAAERLPEGFGFEWTELALQEKMAGDQGLLVFAASVLFVFLLLAAQYESWSLPLAVVLIVPMCLLAGVSGLIVRGLPIDILAQIGFIVLIGLAAKNAILIIEFARQAEIEGMSRVEAAIHAARTRLRPILMTSLAFILGVTPLVWGVGAGAEMRRALGTTVFSGMIGVTVFGLIFTPVFYVVIRAAAARLSAATRSQPLSALNSSGE from the coding sequence ATGCGTTTATCGCACTTCTTTATCGACCGGCCGATCTTCGCAACGGTCATCTCTTTGCTGATTACCATCGTCGGCGCCATCTCCTATTTCAAGCTGCCCGTCGCCCAGTATCCGGAGATCGCTCCGCCTACGATCATAGTCAGCGCCTCCTATCCCGGCGCTTCGGCCAAAGTGGTCAGCGACACGGTGGCGACGCCGTTGGAGCAACAGATCAACGGCGTTGAAAACATGCTCTATATGAGCAGTCAAGCGACCGGCGACGGCAACCTGAGACTGACCATAACCTTCGCCCTGGGATCGAATCTGGACACAGCGCAAGTGCTGGTGCAGAACCGCGTCGCCATCGCCCAGGCGCGCCTGCCCGAAGAAGTCAAGCGCATCGGCGTGACGGTGGCGAAGAACTCGCCGGATATGCTGATGGTGATCCATCTAACATCGCCTGACGGCTCACGCGACCAACTCTACATTTCCAATTTTGCCACCCTCCGGATCATGGACGCTCTTGCGCGTCTGAGCGGCGTAGGCGACGTGCGCGTGTTTGGAGCGCGTGACTACGCCATGCGCGTGTGGCTGGACCCTGAACGGGCATCTGCCCGCGACCTGACCGCCGGAGAGGTGATCAAGGCGCTGCAAGGGCAGAATGCGCAGGTAGCCGCAGGCACGCTCAACGCCCCGCCCATGCCGGACCAGGCCGCCTTCCAGCTCAGCGTGCATACGCAGGGCCGCCTTGTTGATCCCGAGCAATTCGGCAAAGTAATCGTAAAGACTGACGCCGACGGGCGCGTCACCCGCCTCAAGGATATCGCCCGCATCGAGTTGGGCGCCCAGGATTATAGCCTCAACGGTTACCTCAACCGGCTCAACGCCGTACCTATTGTCATTTTTCAGCGCCCCGGCTCCAATGCGCTGGAGACGGCCGATCGTGTGCTGGCTAAGGTTAAAGAGCTGTCGAAGTCGTTCCCTGCGGGGGTGCGCTACGAGGTTCCCTACAATCCGACCGAGTTCATCGCCAAGTCGGTGTCGGCCGTCAATAAGACCATCTTTGAGGCTATCATCCTCGTGGTGGTTGTGGTCGTGCTTTTCCTTCAGACGTGGCGGGCCTCAATCATACCGATGGTGGCTATCCCGGTATCGTTGGTGGGAACTTTCGCCGTCCTCGCGGCCATGGGCTACTCGCTTAACAACCTGTCGTTGTTCGGGTTGGTATTGGCCGTGGGCATCGTTGTGGATGACGCCATCGTCGTGGTCGAAAATGTCGAGCGCCGCATTCGCGAAGGCATGATGCCCGGAAACGCCGCGCACCTGACCATGGACGAGGTGGGCAGCGCGCTGGTGGCGATCGCTCTCGTGCTGTGCGCCGTCTTCATCCCGGCGGCTTTCGTTCCCGGCATTTCCGGCCAGTTCTTCCGCCAGTTCGCAGTGACCATCACGGCGTCAACCGTAATATCGCTGATCATCTCTTTAACGCTTTCTCCCGCTCTGTGCGCCTTGTTGTTTAAACCTCATAAAGAGCATGACGTTCACGCCGCGTCGGTCTGGGCGCGCCCCGTCATTATATTCTTCGCCGCCTTCAACCGCAGCTTTAGCCGCCTGGCCGGCGGCTATGGGACAATGACCCGTCGGGTTATCCGTATGTCGGCAATTATGCTCGTGCTGTACGGAGGGCTTATCGGCCTGACCGGCTACGAGTTCATAAACACCCCCAAGGGATTCCTTACCGAGCAGGACCAGGGTTACCTCATCAACATCATCCAACTGCCGGCCGGGGCGTCGCTGGCGCGCACCGATGCGGTGGTCAAACGCGCCGTGGACATCATGCTCGACATTCGCGGAGTCGCCAACGCTGCGGTATTCAGCGGCCTGGACGCCTCGACCTTCACCAATGCCTCTAATTCCGCCGCCATCTTCATTCCGTTGAAGCCGTTTGAGGAACGCGCGGCGCAAGGGCTGCGCTCGTCCGATATCCTGGCCGAGGTGAGGAAGCGGCTGGCGGTAATCCAAGAGGCTATGATCATTACCGTGCAGCCCCCTCCGGTGCGCGGCATCGGTAGCGCCGGCGGGTTCAAGATGATCATTCAGGACAAGGCCGGACACGGCTCCAAGGCCCTCGAAAATGTGGCCTTCGACATGATGATGGCGGCCAACATAACTCCCGGTCTGGTTAATGCATTCACCCTCTTCAACACGCGGACGCCCAGCATCTACGCCGATATAGACCGCGTTCGGTCGCAAATGCTCGGCATCTCCATTGACCGGGTGAACGAAGCGTTGCAGGTCTATCTCGGCTCGACCTTCGTCAACGAATTCAATTTCCTGGGACGGACCTACCGGGTTACCGCGCAGGCCGACAGCCCTTTCCGCGACGACCTGCGCGACATCGCCTCGCTTAAGGTCCGCAACGATCACGGTAAGATGGCGCCCATAGGCTCGGTTGCGTCGTTCCGCTACGACAGCGGCCCCTACCGCGTGCCGCGTTACAACCTATATGCAGCCGCCGAGTTGCAAGGCGCCGCAGCGCCGGGATATTCGTCGAGTTATGCCCTTGCTGCCATGGAGCGGCTTGCCGCCGAGCGGCTGCCGGAAGGCTTCGGCTTTGAATGGACCGAACTGGCGTTGCAGGAGAAAATGGCGGGGGATCAAGGGCTGCTGGTATTCGCGGCGTCGGTGTTGTTCGTTTTCCTGCTCCTGGCCGCCCAGTACGAAAGCTGGTCGCTGCCGCTGGCGGTAGTGCTGATTGTGCCTATGTGCCTATTGGCCGGCGTGTCCGGCCTGATCGTGCGCGGTCTGCCCATCGACATTCTGGCGCAGATCGGCTTCATCGTGCTGATCGGCTTGGCCGCCAAAAACGCCATCTTGATCATTGAATTCGCCCGGCAGGCCGAAATAGAGGGGATGAGCCGGGTGGAGGCCGCCATACACGCGGCGCGCACCCGCCTGCGTCCGATCCTAATGACTTCGCTCGCCTTTATCCTTGGCGTGACGCCGCTTGTCTGGGGCGTCGGGGCCGGCGCCGAAATGCGCCGGGCGCTTGGAACCACCGTGTTCTCCGGCATGATCGGCGTAACCGTCTTCGGCCTGATCTTCACGCCTGTCTTCTATGTTGTGATTCGTGCGGCGGCCGCCCGCTTGTCGGCGGCAACCCGCAGCCAACCTCTGTCGGCCCTCAATTCTTCCGGCGAATGA